The Alnus glutinosa chromosome 10, dhAlnGlut1.1, whole genome shotgun sequence DNA window AGTTTTTATAATTTGCTCTTTGTGATTCGGATTTTTGTGCTGGTACTGGTCCAGTCTGAAGCCTAAGGTTCGTTTTTTTGATGTTAATGTGTTTCTGGGCTTTGCTCTATATGCTCCAATGTACGACCAAAAGTTTGACTTCTTGTGATATTTTGATTTCTGGGGTTGATCTGCTTCAGGGTTTTGATTCTTGGGATTCGGATTTTAGAGTCGGTACTGGTCCAATCTGAGGCCCAAAGTTCGGTGTCCTTTTTTGGGTGAAATTCTTCGCTTTTGAGGCTGATGCGTTTCTTGGTTTTGCTTTTGATGATCCCATCTAAGACCAAAAGTTTGACTCTTAGTGATATTATAGGTTTTGGAGTGGTTCATTTCAGGATTTTTGAGGCAAAGTTTGGTTCTTGGTAATATTTCGGattctgggttttgttttttgtggaTTGAATTTTAGTGAATAACTGCTAGATTTCATAATGTGAGGTTGTTTATTTGTTGCGTGAGTGACTGACAGTATCCatatgtttggttgctgagaaaaaaaCATTGAGGCCCAGTAAATGGGATCAAAGTGTTGAAGTTTTTGCTTTATCTTCATGTGGTTGTTGGATCTGAGCTCAACCGAGGTCATTAGTGTGTTATGCTTAATAGAGTGGTGGGTCATTTGCTTTGTTCTTATCCGCGACCATAAGGTTTGTTATTGGTGACATGGTTGGGTTTGGAAATTCTCTGAATCtgggatttattttttaacttatctTTTGGTGTGTATGAGTTAATATGTAACTTCAGCCTTCATTATGAATGTTTTAGTTGCCGtcatacttataaaaaaaaaatgttttagttGCCGTCATAGTCGGAGATAGAGAGATTGGTTATGAGTCTAATAAGGATTATTGGATCAATCTGATATTGGGCTTTGCTTTTCGGAAATTGGTATTTGAGCCAAAGATTAGTCCAAGTTACTACTTCTTAAAGTAATATTATGGATTTAATGTAAGGCACTGTTCCTTTTTCCTGAAATGCGAATAATGCAGTTTTGCTTCTGAATTTTTTGCAGATATGTATTACAACGAGCACATCAGCTGGCTTAGAGCAGATCTTGCCATGGATGTTTTATCATAAGGTTATTGGAGTCTCGAGCTTCTTCCTTTTTGTGGAAGGAAAGGCTGCATCTCCGGATGTGGCAAAAGTTCTGGAATCTATCCCAGTAAGTCAATATGTATCCACTGCTCTGACTGCTTGAGTTTCGTTTAAGTCAATGTGTTTctgttgcatatttttgaaatggaGTTGTTCTACTCTGATTTATATTATGTTTGTTTATGGAACCTCTTTTAAGCATGATTTTTGTGGCTTTCTCAGGGAGTGAAAGTGATATATAGAACAAGAGAGCTGGAGGAGCAACAGGCTAAGAGGTTTGTTGACTTTTACTTTTGTGCTTGCATCGTGCATGTTTGATTTGAAGTTCTTATAGTACCTTATCTAGATATTTCTTCACTAGTTTTCTGATCTCCTCGAATCTTTGAACAACTATGGAGAGGAGAGATGAATATAGATATATGTAGTTTCTTCTCCTATTAATTTTGTCAAATTATATTTGTTCTTTTGAAGTCTAGTGTCATATCAATCTTTTCTATGTATACTTAGATTTGAgacaatttgcattttttttttttgctttttaattcctgtctctttcttttctccttctgCCGGAACATTATTGATGTATTTGATGTGAGTAACTTCAAATGTTCCAGCATTCAATACAAGCAACTTTTCTAAACGTAGACATATTTCTTATATTGTCTctctttaattgtttttaagacatttgtttcttttaattatttatctttcTTGCCTGTTATTTGTGGTACTGTCAGCCGGATTTGGAATGAGACATGGCTTTCAAGTTTCTTTTACAAGCCTTGCAATTATGAGCTATTTGTAAAGCAATCTCTCAATATGGAGATGGCTATTGTAATGGCACGGGTATGAAAGACAATATTCTCATGTATCTTGTACCTCTGTTTTTagtcttacatttttttttttaattttttaatttttgataagttttagTCTTACATTTGATGAATAAGTTGAgttaatttttctcaagatgCTCTCTTGCTTATTAAATATCAGGATGCTGGCATGGAGTGGATAATTCATCTGGACACTGATGAGTTATTACACCCAGCTGGTGCTCGGGAGTATTCCTTGAGGCAGTTGCTACTTGATGTTCCTGGGAATGTGGATATGGTTATATTTCCAAACTATGTGAGTGAAACTGTTTAGATTTGTTATAATCATATGGACATGTaatatatgataaaaaaaaaaaatcatatggaTGTGGTAATATACACTCAGGGAACTTGTAAAAGGTGTTTTAACATGCTAGTCCTGTTATTCTTGTGTACTATCTTCCTCTATGAGCCATGGCATTTGTTACTTGTCTTATAACTAattataataattgtaatttttaggAGAGCAGTGTTGAAAGAGAGGATATCAAGGAACCTTTTAGTGAGGTAAATCTTCCTTATCGTTCAATGTCCTTGCTTTCACTTGGTTCAGTAGATTTGATTACAGAACCCTGAAGGTCAGTGGACCATGATATGTACCTTGGTCTTTATAAATATTGCGTGTTGATAttcgtttttgttttcttccttaagTAAATTAGACTCATATGTCTAATATTTTCATGTCAATTATCATGATGAGTTCACAAATTTATGGATTATGTGACAGTTAGAAATGCATAGAAGCCAATATTCTCGATTGGTTGATCTGCTGGGAGACATGGTTATTGCAGTATATCTAATGTTAGTTTTATATATCCTTCTTTTTCGGTTATATACTGATGAACATAAGAACATTGCAAATTTTAGAACGTAAGCCTTGGTGCCTAAAGCACTGCTAACCCTTTTTTCTATCGAGCCTGTCAACGTTTGAGTTTGTTAGTTATATCATTTCTTAAAAACTATTCCTCTGGTTTggtaaaattattttctgtGGAGTGCATGGGCACAATATTGTGTATCAGATTGGATTTTAGAAGATGGTTAAAACGTATGCAAGTAATAGGCAGTTAAACGATGGAGGTACCTTGGATTTTCAAAAGATATAAGGTATTGTGGAACATCAAAACTGGGTTTTTTCATGCTTTCAACTAAATGAGACAAGGCTTGGTTGGAGAAGAAGATTCTTCAAACattcaatattttaattaatattatcagCATTACGTTAATAAAACTATAATTacgttttaatttattatttgctCTGAGTTTGGTCTTCTTCAATTTATTTGCTTGCTATGTAACTATTAAGAATGTGTCAACCTTAGCAATGGTCTTCTTCAACATTGACTATGAAATTTTAAAGCACCTTAGCAATTAACATATATTCCAGAATCAACAAATGCCATATGAATAATGAATTGACTCCAATTTGGTTGCTTGTATTGCTCCGACTAGCTGTATGACCCCTTCCATGTTAAACCTCAAAGCATTAGCAGTTAACATATATTCCAGAAtcaacaaatgccaaaatagCTGACTCCAATTTGGTTGCTTGTATAGCTCCAACTGTATGACCCCCTAACTCAACCATGCAAAACGATATCTATTGAAATTTTCCTGCATTTAGAATTTTCAATTGGGTTCTTTACAGATCTAAGCTTGACACACAGTGAAGCTTGTTTGtggattttttggttttggaattggattgaccctcaaattggtttCTTCAACCGGCGCTTTGtctatagcattttattttctttcctattTACTGATAATTATTTATCTACATAATTGTATGTGTGATTTTGCATTGAGCCCCCCTAGTAAagtaacacaattttttttagataagcaaagaaatatattaaaaaaaagtctaaGGCACCCTTTAGCATACgtgaagtatacaaaggaaaccaaaccagaaacacccgaaaaacccaaacaaccaAGCACCCAAAGACCCACAACcgaaacccaaacccaaacagCCAAGACACCCCAAGCCCCACAACTTAATGTGATAGAGCGGTTCATTTACTAGAAACTTTTGATTAGTTTATGAGGTACAAAGTTTGAGCTTCGAAAGAGGAATGATATTGTGATCTTTGTTGATTGGAGTGCATATTGGTGGAGAGGAAGTGGTGGCTTAGGTTAGAGAAAGGAACACATGGTAAGGAATGCATAATGGGCAacttccatttaaaaaaaaaaaaattgtagtaatGAGTAGTCACATAATTCTATTTGCTGCTGTAGTTAGGAGTAACAAAATGTGGTAGGAGTTTATTTTATTGCCTAGGAAAATGTTGTGTCATATGTTTGCATGTCTTTGAGGATACCTGTGTGGTATTTGATGTAGGTCTTGTTCTTGTACGCAAACAGGTATCAATGTTCAAGAGGAATTATGACCATCTTCCAAAGGACACATATTTTGGCATGTACAAAGAATCAACTCGTGGTAATCCAAACTATTTTTTGACTTATGGAAATGGGAAATCGGCTGCTCGGATTCAAGATCATCTTCGCCCTAATGGTGCACACAGATGGCACAATTATATGAAAACCCCAAAGTATGTTAATCTCAtagtggaagaaaaaaaagcagtGTCTTTATAGTTGGCTTTCTAATGTCAATACTTTATTCATGTTATTTCTGCTAGTGAAATCAAATTGGAGGAGGCTGCTGTTCTACATTACACATATGCCAAGTTTTCAGACTTGACCTCTAGACGTGACCGGTGTGGCTGCAAGCCTACTAAGGAGGATGTCAAAAGATGCTTTATGTTGGAATTCGACAGAGCTGTGAGTCCAGTGATTTTCACTTGTgcttcttttttatgtttttcttctaTTACTAGTACCATTAGATGAGCATAATGAGTAGCCAGAAAAGGATTATAGAGGTAACAAGCATTTTtctcagaattttttttattacagaATTAGATAGTTTGTCCATGTGCAATGTAGAGCAGTGATGTGACCACTAGGAGGTGCTAAAGTGTGCTTTGTAAGCACTTAATCTAGAAAGCGAAAACCAACCGTACGGATTAAGTTGGTGTGAAATTCTTGAAGCCTAGCAGAAGCTGTAGGGAGAAGGAGATGGATGATGTAAAAACTAACcacatataaataaataataaggcTCAAGCGAAATGATGATGCTACCTCTTGTTAATGGTTAATTTCAATGCAAACCAATTAGTGGGGAATGCTGGATTGACCTGGGAAAGTGGTGACTACAATGCATAGTTGTTAGTTAATTTTGAAATCCTGGAAAAGGAGGTTTCCAATGTTGCTATTGGATGAGGCACATATGGGTTTATTGGTTTTGATGTTAGTCTTCAATTTAAATGTTAATCTCTTGTAGCTCGAATGAATGCCAAAGAATGGGTTAGTTTGTAAGAGTAATCCTGGCTTCCAGTAGTTGTCtatgttttgttttggattGCATTTCCTTCATCATACTAAGTAAACATAATACATTGCAGGCATTCATAATTGCTTCAACTGCAACAGAGGAAGAAATGCTCAACTGGTAAATATTTGAATGGAGAAAATTTCGTTCCTTTCCCCATATCCATgttcttttctcattttaaaCCCATTGCAAGTTCTTTGAATTTTCAAATCTGAGATTTCTGAAGGAACTCTGGGCATGAGCGTATATACATCTTTTTTCCTCCTTGCTTCTTGTGAATTAATATACTTTTTGGCCTTCCTGTTCTACTAGGTACCGGGAACACATTGTGTGGGGTGACAAAGATATAAAAATGAAACTACTGAGGAAGGGTATCTTAACTCGCGTATATGCTCCCATGGTAAGCATAATTCTTCAATCTTAGAGAGAGGgtggaaaaaatagaaaaaattaaatgaaaaaaaagaaaaagaaaaagaaagaaagcaagcaGATAAAGACAGTTATACAAGAAAAATCCAAAATGGAAGGTCCTCTCAGCTCATTGCCTACAGAAttaagagagaagaaaataggGGATGGGACACATTTGGATTTGATCAGTAGTAAAATagttccatttttttaattgaatgatGAAGTTCATCGTCCAAAAGTCAAGGATAGAAATTGAGTTATTtattaaaacacaaaaagatTTCAATTCTTGAAATGTAATGTGATCCTAAGCAATTTCCCCCATTCGGTGCCTGACAGAATTGGTGTATGCCGGTTTTCTTTTTGTGGTTTTGCTTGTTGATTGTGTAAAAAGTGAATTTGTTTGCATATCTTTGTAAGCCcccgcgcccccccccccccccccccccccccccaaaaaaaaaataaaaaaaataaaaaaataaaaaaaataaattaacct harbors:
- the LOC133880071 gene encoding glycosyltransferase-like KOBITO 1, producing the protein CLHFLHLHHFKLSFQVQSSSWKYTHALNMPNHHQHHLQALLRSTPPTSSSSAHSFTSRLLLLLTLLPLTLAALAFVLQWRGGGLTDPTTRWAPPGSQHLFPGMDPSPLSPTAHHHSSSSDCVNLGRGSSPSFPYYQGWKFDYVPNLRPKICITTSTSAGLEQILPWMFYHKVIGVSSFFLFVEGKAASPDVAKVLESIPGVKVIYRTRELEEQQAKSRIWNETWLSSFFYKPCNYELFVKQSLNMEMAIVMARDAGMEWIIHLDTDELLHPAGAREYSLRQLLLDVPGNVDMVIFPNYESSVEREDIKEPFSEVSMFKRNYDHLPKDTYFGMYKESTRGNPNYFLTYGNGKSAARIQDHLRPNGAHRWHNYMKTPNEIKLEEAAVLHYTYAKFSDLTSRRDRCGCKPTKEDVKRCFMLEFDRAAFIIASTATEEEMLNWYREHIVWGDKDIKMKLLRKGILTRVYAPMAIIQGLRESGVFSSVIASAPTTLSKEKFLSSIVSSNSTRAVASESLPSRKIGGRRGYQATLRNILEIESAASSYEAAVPPLSPPGMDHDHLMLEV